In a single window of the Dreissena polymorpha isolate Duluth1 chromosome 3, UMN_Dpol_1.0, whole genome shotgun sequence genome:
- the LOC127872874 gene encoding radial spoke head protein 4 homolog A-like has protein sequence METPSINPKENEFLNAKSYLLQTSTESGYNLYDHLSTCLTKILDERPENVYDIFEDISKDTKRSKFTSNVDTVQDKIDQSTEVALAQVQRKLFTKGEGEDAEQEPEDDAETPLPNLMELCFYFEQAGVGLNREEVIRVWMALKHLVDKHTLQHVRFWGKVFGTEQNYYVAEVEYRDDAEDQEEEEEEAENEADEEQTEKEDGEEGDEEVEEDDVPKPDFKPPPVVQPEVKAGPNKKTYFICNDPGKPWIKLPAVTPAQITAARSIKKFLTGRLDAPVVSYPPFPGNESNYLRAQIARISAGTHISPLGFYQFDEEEEEEEEGEGRDNFVENLDFEGIPVKELTDLANWVHHVMHILPQGRCVWWNPVQKNEDEFEDEEEEEEREEPDEPEPEQGPPLLTPLSEDVEIGSMQAWTMKLSSNLIPQFAIACVHSNLWPGAHAFATGKKFENVYIGYGHKYSQDNYSPPAVPAIMEEFPSGPEITEAEDPTPEEEAALRAARQEALEAAEDMEEAEEEHSDED, from the exons ATGGAAACACCAAGCATAAATCCAAAGGAAAACGAATTTCTCAATGCTAAATCTTATCTTCTTCAAACAAGCACAGAATCTGGATACAATTT gTATGATCATCTGAGCACATGCCTTACAAAAATATTAGATGAACGACCAGAAAATGTTTATGACATCTTTGAAGATATAAGCAAAGACACAAAACGCTCAAAATTCACATCCAATGTTGATACAGTGCAAGACAAAATTGACCAATCCACAGAGGTTGCACTTGCACAAGTTCAAAGAAAATTATTTACA aaGGGTGAAGGTGAAGATGCGGAACAAGAACCAGAAGACGATGCTGAAACACCACTGCCAAATCTCATGGAGCTGTGCTTCTACTTTGAGCAAGCTGGAGTGGGTCTTAACCGGGAGGAGGTGATCCGTGTGTGGATGGCGCTGAAGCATCTCGTGGACAAGCATACTCTGCAGCACGTACGCTTCTGGGGCAAGGTGTTTGGCACCGAGCAGAACTACTATGTGGCCGAGGTGGAGTACAGGGATGATGCGGAGGATCAGGAAGAGGAGGAAGAAGAG GCAGAGAATGAGGCTGATGAGGAGCAGACAGAGAAGGAGGATGGGGAGGAGGGTGATGAGGAGGTGGAGGAGGATGATGTCCCTAAGCCAGACTTCAAACCGCCCCCTGTCGTTCAGCCCGAGGTCAAGGCCGGACCCAACAAGAAAACATACTTCATTTGTAATGATC CTGGCAAACCGTGGATCAAGCTGCCTGCAGTAACCCCTGCTCAGATCACTGCTGCCAGAAGCATCAAGAAGTTCTTAACAGGAAGACTGGATGCTCCA GTTGTGAGTTATCCCCCTTTCCCAGGCAATGAGTCCAACTACCTGCGTGCCCAGATCGCCCGCATCTCTGCAGGCACCCACATCTCACCCCTGGGCTTCTACCAGtttgatgaggaggaggaggaagaagaggaGGGAGAGG GCCGTGACAACTTTGTGGAGAACCTCGATTTTGAAGGCATCCCAGTGAAGGAGTTGACAGATCTGGCCAACTGGGTACACCATGTGATGCACATTCTGCCACAG GGTCGTTGTGTCTGGTGGAACCCAGTGCAGAAGAATGAAGATGAAtttgaggatgaggaggaggaggaagagagGGAGGAGCCAGATGAGCCCGAGCCAGAGCAAGGCCCGCCCCTTCTCACTCCCCTCTCAGAGGATGTTGAGATTGGCAGCATGCAAGCCTGGACCATGAAACTCTCATCCAATCTCATTCCTCAGTTTGCCATCGCATGCGTTCACTCCAACCTCTGGCCCGGAGCCCATGCATTTGCCACTGGAAA GAAATTCGAGAACGTGTACATCGGTTATGGTCACAAGTACTCGCAGGACAACTACAGCCCGCCAGCAGTGCCCGCAATCATGGAGGAGTTCCCCAGCGGACCGGAGATCACCGAGGCAGAGGACCCGACACCCGAGGAGGAGGCGGCCCTCAGAGCGGCGCGACAGGAGGCGCTGGAGGCTGCCGAAGACATGGAGGAGGCTGAGGAGGAGCATAGCGATGAGGATTAG